A region from the Dinoroseobacter shibae DFL 12 = DSM 16493 genome encodes:
- a CDS encoding outer membrane protein assembly factor BamE — protein MINTAALLFRGLVVGVALLALGGCAATYRNSGYVPSEADLAEITVGIDDRSSVEDQVGRPVSQGVIADRAWYFVGTRWEYFAYRAPQPIDRQVVAISFDEGGTVQNIERFSLADGEVISLNRRVTDSNIEGVSLIRQLLGNIGNFDAGNFLN, from the coding sequence ATGATCAACACTGCCGCTTTGCTGTTTCGCGGTCTCGTGGTCGGTGTTGCGCTGCTGGCGCTGGGGGGCTGTGCGGCGACCTATCGCAATTCCGGATACGTGCCGAGCGAGGCGGATCTGGCCGAGATCACCGTGGGGATCGATGACCGCAGTTCGGTCGAGGACCAGGTCGGGCGGCCAGTCTCACAAGGGGTGATCGCCGATCGCGCGTGGTATTTCGTGGGCACACGGTGGGAATATTTCGCCTATCGCGCGCCGCAGCCGATCGACCGGCAGGTGGTGGCGATTTCCTTCGACGAGGGCGGCACCGTGCAGAATATCGAGCGGTTCTCCCTGGCCGATGGCGAGGTGATCTCGCTCAACCGCCGGGTCACCGACAGCAACATCGAGGGCGTGTCCCTGATTCGCCAGCTGCTGGGCAATATCGGCAACTTCGACGCCGGAAACTTCCTGAACTAG
- a CDS encoding BolA/IbaG family iron-sulfur metabolism protein, protein MPMQADEIEALLRESFPNAQIVVEGDDGVHMSAMVVDESFRGKNRVQQQRAVYAALKGKMDGPAGELHALALTTKAP, encoded by the coding sequence ATGCCGATGCAGGCCGATGAAATCGAAGCGCTTCTGCGCGAGAGTTTCCCCAACGCCCAGATCGTCGTCGAAGGGGATGACGGGGTGCACATGTCCGCGATGGTCGTCGACGAGAGCTTTCGCGGCAAGAACCGGGTGCAGCAGCAGCGCGCGGTCTATGCGGCGCTCAAGGGCAAGATGGACGGGCCCGCGGGCGAGTTGCACGCGCTGGCGCTGACCACGAAGGCGCCCTGA
- a CDS encoding sulfotransferase family protein — MIGRKPDLVCIGAQKAATSWLYRVCQAREDIWVPPFKELHFFDHKFCPENRKWARTNLVQGVEKAARRHLKNKAKPDAEYLAYLDRLVQQPAFNGTWYKHVFSRAPARQICLDVTPEYCTLPEDGVDFVAKFLREARFIYIIRDPVDRAASQLRMNLTRRKITPKTEKAWMRHATDPVIAHRGDYATYVPRWDARFDDLRLLYLPFGQIAAEPQAVMRRIEAFAGLDRADPWGLDRKFHTTDALDVPEAVIAHFETAFAPQRAFLRDRFGAGFMDALSAAA, encoded by the coding sequence ATGATCGGCCGCAAGCCTGACCTCGTCTGCATCGGCGCGCAGAAAGCCGCCACAAGCTGGCTCTACCGGGTGTGTCAGGCGCGCGAGGACATCTGGGTGCCGCCCTTCAAGGAGCTGCATTTCTTCGATCACAAGTTCTGCCCCGAAAACCGCAAATGGGCCCGCACGAACCTCGTCCAGGGGGTCGAGAAAGCCGCGCGCAGGCACCTGAAAAACAAGGCGAAACCGGATGCGGAGTATCTCGCCTATCTCGACCGGCTGGTGCAGCAGCCCGCCTTCAACGGCACCTGGTACAAGCATGTCTTCTCCCGCGCGCCCGCGCGCCAGATCTGCCTCGACGTGACCCCGGAATACTGCACGCTTCCGGAGGACGGGGTCGATTTCGTCGCGAAATTCCTGCGCGAGGCGCGCTTCATCTACATCATCCGCGATCCCGTCGACCGGGCGGCGTCGCAGCTGCGCATGAACCTGACCCGCCGCAAGATCACACCCAAGACGGAAAAGGCCTGGATGCGCCACGCCACGGACCCGGTGATCGCCCATCGCGGCGACTATGCCACCTATGTGCCACGCTGGGATGCGCGGTTCGACGATCTGCGCCTGCTCTATCTGCCCTTCGGCCAGATCGCGGCGGAGCCCCAGGCGGTCATGCGCCGGATCGAGGCGTTTGCCGGGCTCGACCGGGCCGACCCCTGGGGGCTCGACCGCAAGTTCCACACCACCGACGCACTCGATGTGCCCGAGGCGGTGATCGCCCATTTCGAAACCGCCTTCGCCCCGCAGCGCGCCTTTCTGCGCGACCGGTTCGGCGCGGGCTTCATGGACGCGCTCTCGGCGGCCGCCTAG
- the purL gene encoding phosphoribosylformylglycinamidine synthase subunit PurL has translation MTEPAITPDLIAAHGLKPEEYARILEIIGREPSFTELGIFSAMWNEHCSYKSSKIHLRKLPTEGPQVICGPGENAGVVDIGDGQAVVFKMESHNHPSYIEPYQGAATGVGGILRDVFTMGARPIAAMNALSFGEVSHPKTRSLVAGVVEGIGGYGNCFGVPTVGGEVRFHPAYNGNCLVNAFAAGLADADKIFYSAASGVGMPVVYLGAKTGRDGVGGATMASAEFDDTIEEKRPTVQVGDPFTEKRLMEACLELMATGAVISIQDMGAAGLTCSAVEMGDKGGLGIRLDLEKVPVRETAMTAYEMMLSESQERMLMVLNPALEAEAKAVFDKWDLDFAIVGETIAEDRFLIVHHGETKADLPLSKLASSAPEYDRPWVPTPEAAPLDPVPAVDPIDGLKALLASPNYARKHWVWEQYDTQVMADTLRTPGLGAGIVRVHGTDKALAFTSDVTPRYVRANPVQGGRQAVAEAYRNLIAVGARPLATTDNLNFGNPEKPEIMGQFVGALQGIGEACAALDMPIVSGNVSLYNETDGQGILPTPTIGAVGLIDHVDEAIMGQPRAGDILLLIGAGEGHLGQSALLAEVFNREEGDAPPVDLDAERAAGELILEVREWIGACTDLSDGGLALAAFEMAEAAGLGVSLDEADMAQLFGEDQGRYIVACGFDAAEAIMVAAGRAGVPVASVGRFGGEQVSLGASSAPLAELSTLYRGAFAAQLG, from the coding sequence ATCACCGAGCCTGCCATCACGCCCGACCTGATCGCCGCCCACGGGCTGAAGCCCGAAGAATACGCGCGTATCCTGGAGATCATCGGGCGCGAGCCGAGCTTCACCGAGCTGGGCATTTTCTCGGCCATGTGGAACGAGCATTGTTCCTACAAATCCTCCAAGATCCATCTGCGCAAGCTGCCGACCGAGGGGCCTCAGGTCATTTGTGGACCGGGCGAGAACGCGGGTGTGGTCGATATCGGCGACGGCCAGGCGGTGGTCTTCAAGATGGAGAGCCACAATCACCCTTCCTATATCGAGCCCTATCAGGGGGCGGCCACGGGCGTGGGCGGCATCCTGCGCGATGTGTTCACCATGGGCGCGCGGCCCATCGCGGCGATGAACGCCCTGAGTTTCGGCGAGGTGTCGCACCCCAAGACCCGGTCGCTGGTCGCGGGCGTGGTCGAGGGGATCGGCGGGTATGGCAACTGTTTCGGCGTGCCCACGGTGGGCGGCGAGGTGCGGTTTCATCCGGCCTATAACGGCAACTGCCTGGTCAACGCCTTTGCCGCGGGGCTCGCGGACGCGGACAAGATCTTCTACTCGGCGGCCTCCGGCGTGGGGATGCCGGTGGTCTATCTTGGCGCCAAGACGGGACGCGACGGGGTCGGTGGGGCCACCATGGCCAGTGCGGAGTTCGACGACACCATCGAGGAGAAGCGCCCCACGGTGCAGGTGGGCGACCCGTTCACGGAAAAGCGGCTGATGGAGGCTTGCCTGGAGCTGATGGCCACGGGGGCGGTGATCTCGATCCAGGACATGGGGGCGGCGGGGCTGACCTGTTCGGCGGTGGAGATGGGCGACAAGGGCGGGCTCGGCATACGGCTGGACCTTGAGAAGGTGCCGGTGCGCGAGACCGCCATGACCGCCTACGAGATGATGCTGTCGGAGAGCCAGGAGCGCATGCTCATGGTGCTGAACCCGGCGTTGGAGGCCGAGGCCAAGGCGGTGTTCGACAAGTGGGACCTGGATTTCGCCATCGTGGGCGAGACGATTGCCGAGGACCGGTTCCTGATCGTGCATCACGGCGAGACCAAGGCGGACCTGCCCCTGTCGAAACTTGCATCGAGCGCGCCGGAATACGACCGGCCCTGGGTGCCGACGCCCGAGGCCGCGCCGCTCGACCCGGTGCCCGCGGTGGACCCGATCGACGGGCTCAAGGCGCTGCTGGCCAGCCCCAACTATGCGCGCAAGCACTGGGTCTGGGAGCAGTACGACACACAGGTCATGGCCGACACGCTGCGCACGCCCGGTCTTGGCGCGGGGATCGTGCGGGTGCACGGGACCGACAAGGCGTTGGCCTTCACCAGCGATGTGACCCCGCGCTACGTGCGGGCGAACCCGGTGCAGGGCGGGCGGCAGGCGGTGGCGGAGGCCTATCGCAACTTGATCGCGGTGGGGGCGCGTCCGCTTGCGACCACCGACAACCTGAATTTCGGCAACCCCGAAAAACCCGAGATCATGGGCCAGTTCGTCGGCGCGTTGCAGGGGATCGGGGAGGCCTGCGCGGCGCTCGACATGCCGATCGTGTCGGGCAATGTCAGCCTGTATAACGAAACCGACGGTCAGGGCATCCTGCCGACGCCCACCATCGGGGCGGTGGGGCTCATCGACCATGTGGACGAGGCCATCATGGGCCAGCCCCGGGCGGGGGATATTTTGCTGCTGATCGGGGCGGGCGAGGGGCATCTGGGCCAATCGGCGCTGCTGGCCGAGGTGTTCAACCGCGAGGAGGGCGATGCGCCGCCTGTGGACCTGGACGCCGAGCGCGCGGCGGGCGAGCTGATTCTCGAGGTGCGGGAGTGGATCGGGGCCTGTACGGACCTGTCGGATGGCGGGCTGGCGCTCGCGGCGTTCGAGATGGCGGAGGCGGCCGGGCTCGGCGTCAGCCTGGACGAGGCGGACATGGCGCAGCTGTTCGGGGAGGACCAGGGGCGTTACATCGTGGCCTGCGGGTTCGATGCGGCCGAGGCGATCATGGTCGCGGCGGGGCGGGCGGGCGTGCCCGTGGCCAGCGTCGGCCGGTTCGGCGGCGAGCAGGTGAGCCTCGGCGCCAGCAGCGCGCCGCTTGCGGAGTTGAGCACGCTCTATCGTGGTGCCTTTGCCGCGCAACTGGGCTGA
- a CDS encoding mechanosensitive ion channel family protein has product MAARVRIMSFRKRFGCMMLALAVLVVVSVGGAFAQSADPAPAEVSAQEDAEAAPPEDNAPAYPAGLDDPTLEIEELRLRLLPLTVDQLTELAAAWQGIVAGQTQAVVDESLALERLPTQEQEAARARVVALTETRNAGFDRFSEVVSNLARKGGDPATVETYRAYRSSIVVQEKQEADWRTLAEGALSWAVARDGGVQLAIRIAVIGGAIFALLLVARIVRGYARRMFGKLPNLSKLLQAFLATIVYWLTIAVGLMVVLSSLGVDITPLFALFGGGAFILAFAMQETLSNLAAGVMIMINRPFDEGDYVDVAGLGGTVKNVSIVSTQIVTPDNQIIVIPNSKVWGDVITNVTASDTRRVDMVFGIGYGDSIQEAQAVLEEVVSGHPLVLKDPAPVIRVNELADSAVNFIVRPWTKTTDYWAVYWDLQRAVKEAFDAKDISIPFPQTDMHLYMAPKSLPAAVDGLPLARQTSTGRGPGRDDPGPDDAAEPAPAAG; this is encoded by the coding sequence ATGGCCGCGCGCGTCAGGATTATGAGTTTTCGGAAACGCTTTGGCTGCATGATGCTTGCGCTGGCCGTTCTGGTCGTGGTGTCGGTCGGCGGGGCGTTCGCCCAGTCCGCCGACCCCGCCCCGGCCGAGGTGTCGGCACAAGAGGATGCCGAGGCCGCGCCGCCCGAGGACAACGCGCCGGCCTATCCTGCGGGTCTCGACGATCCGACACTCGAAATCGAGGAGCTGCGCCTGCGGCTGCTGCCGCTGACGGTCGATCAGCTTACGGAGCTTGCCGCTGCGTGGCAGGGGATCGTGGCCGGACAAACCCAGGCGGTGGTCGATGAATCGCTTGCGCTGGAGCGTCTGCCGACGCAGGAGCAGGAGGCCGCCCGGGCCCGCGTTGTCGCGTTGACGGAGACACGCAATGCCGGGTTCGATCGCTTCTCGGAAGTCGTGAGCAATCTGGCGCGCAAGGGCGGGGACCCGGCGACGGTGGAAACCTACCGGGCCTATCGATCCTCCATCGTCGTTCAGGAAAAGCAGGAGGCGGATTGGCGGACGCTGGCCGAAGGCGCGTTGAGCTGGGCGGTTGCGCGCGATGGCGGCGTGCAATTGGCGATCCGCATCGCGGTGATCGGCGGCGCGATATTCGCGCTGCTGCTCGTGGCCCGGATCGTGCGGGGGTATGCCCGGCGGATGTTCGGGAAGTTACCGAACTTGTCCAAGCTGTTGCAGGCGTTCCTGGCGACGATTGTCTATTGGCTGACCATTGCGGTGGGGTTGATGGTGGTCCTGTCTTCGCTGGGTGTGGACATCACGCCGCTCTTCGCGCTGTTCGGCGGTGGTGCCTTCATCCTGGCCTTTGCCATGCAGGAGACCCTGAGCAACCTGGCGGCGGGCGTGATGATCATGATCAACCGTCCCTTCGATGAGGGGGATTATGTCGATGTCGCGGGTCTTGGCGGGACGGTGAAGAACGTCTCTATCGTCTCGACCCAGATCGTGACGCCGGACAACCAGATCATCGTGATCCCGAACTCCAAGGTCTGGGGCGATGTCATCACCAACGTCACGGCGTCCGATACTCGCCGGGTCGATATGGTGTTCGGCATCGGCTATGGCGATTCGATCCAGGAGGCCCAGGCCGTTCTGGAGGAGGTGGTTTCGGGCCATCCCCTGGTGTTGAAGGATCCCGCCCCGGTGATCCGCGTGAACGAACTGGCCGACAGTGCCGTGAACTTCATCGTGCGGCCCTGGACCAAAACCACCGATTACTGGGCGGTTTATTGGGACCTGCAGCGCGCGGTGAAAGAGGCGTTCGATGCCAAGGACATCTCGATCCCGTTCCCGCAGACCGACATGCATCTCTACATGGCGCCGAAATCGTTGCCGGCGGCGGTCGATGGGCTGCCCTTGGCGCGGCAGACCTCCACCGGGCGCGGTCCGGGGCGCGACGACCCGGGTCCGGACGACGCCGCAGAGCCCGCGCCGGCCGCAGGCTGA
- the grxD gene encoding Grx4 family monothiol glutaredoxin produces the protein MSDANERIKETVTKNDVVLFMKGTKTMPQCGFSSRVAGVLNFMGVEYTDVNVLADEEIRQGIKDYSDWPTIPQLYVKGEFVGGCDIITEMTLSGELDQMFETNAVSYNKEAADKIREANA, from the coding sequence ATGAGTGACGCAAACGAGCGTATCAAGGAGACCGTGACCAAGAACGATGTTGTTCTGTTCATGAAGGGCACCAAGACAATGCCGCAATGCGGATTCTCGAGCCGGGTGGCCGGGGTTCTGAATTTCATGGGGGTCGAATACACGGATGTGAACGTGCTGGCGGACGAGGAAATCCGGCAGGGGATCAAGGACTATTCCGACTGGCCGACCATCCCGCAGCTTTACGTCAAGGGCGAGTTCGTCGGCGGCTGCGATATCATCACCGAGATGACCCTGTCGGGCGAACTGGACCAGATGTTCGAGACCAACGCGGTGTCCTACAACAAGGAAGCCGCCGACAAGATCCGCGAAGCCAACGCCTGA
- a CDS encoding ABC-F family ATP-binding cassette domain-containing protein, with the protein MARPPLLQLSDIRLGYGGDPVFAGLDLVIQPGDRVALVGRNGSGKSTLMKVMAGLVEPDTGQVIAAPGTSIGYMEQDPDLSGFPTLGDFARAALDPSESWRIDMAAEGLKLDLDIATDAASGGERRRAALARLLAEAPHLMLLDEPTNHLDIEAISWLEDHLTSTRAAFVLISHDRAFLSALTRATLWIDRGMVRRQERGFSDFEAWRDKTWEEEDLARHKLDRKIKAEARWAVEGISARRKRNQGRVRALGELRQQRADMIRRQGTADMALEAGRSSGKRVIEARGITKSFGDRTILRPFDLRVLRGDRIAFVGPNGAGKTTLLKMLTGEIAPDDGTVTLGTNLEIAVFDQRREGLDPDASLWENLTGDPEMRVSGQADQVMVRGTPRHVVGYLKDFLFTDDQARSPVRALSGGERARLLLARIMARESNLLVLDEPTNDLDIETLDLLQEILSDYPGTVLLVSHDRDFLDRVATTTIAMEGDGRATAYAGGWSDYRSQRAAGGGTSAPPPKSAGKPGPKSPTSNSDSIRKSNASGLSFTQRHRLDALPGEIDRLTAEIAKLEEFLATPDLYTREPAKFKKATEALVDRQTTLAAAEEEWLDLESRAEAETTR; encoded by the coding sequence ATGGCACGCCCCCCTCTCCTTCAGCTTTCCGATATCCGCCTCGGCTATGGCGGTGACCCGGTGTTCGCCGGGCTCGACCTGGTGATCCAGCCCGGCGACCGCGTGGCGCTCGTGGGCCGCAACGGCTCGGGCAAATCCACCCTGATGAAGGTCATGGCCGGCCTGGTGGAGCCCGACACAGGCCAGGTCATCGCCGCCCCCGGTACCTCCATCGGCTATATGGAGCAGGACCCGGACCTGTCGGGCTTCCCCACCCTGGGCGATTTCGCCCGCGCCGCGCTGGATCCGTCCGAAAGCTGGCGCATCGACATGGCCGCCGAGGGGCTGAAGCTCGACCTCGATATCGCCACCGACGCCGCCTCCGGGGGCGAACGCCGCCGCGCCGCCCTCGCGCGCCTGCTGGCCGAGGCCCCGCACCTGATGCTGCTCGACGAGCCGACCAACCATCTCGACATCGAGGCCATTTCCTGGCTCGAAGACCACCTCACCAGCACCCGGGCGGCCTTCGTGCTGATCTCCCATGACCGGGCGTTCCTGAGCGCGCTGACCCGCGCCACCCTTTGGATCGACCGCGGCATGGTGCGCCGGCAGGAGCGTGGCTTTAGCGATTTCGAGGCCTGGCGCGACAAGACCTGGGAGGAAGAGGACCTCGCCCGCCACAAGCTCGACCGCAAGATCAAGGCCGAGGCCCGTTGGGCGGTCGAGGGCATCTCCGCCCGGCGCAAGCGCAACCAGGGCCGGGTCCGTGCGCTCGGCGAGCTGCGCCAGCAGCGCGCCGACATGATCCGCCGCCAGGGGACCGCCGACATGGCGCTGGAGGCGGGCAGATCCTCCGGCAAGCGCGTGATCGAGGCGCGCGGCATCACCAAGTCCTTCGGCGACCGCACCATCCTACGCCCCTTCGATCTGCGCGTGCTGCGCGGCGACCGGATCGCCTTTGTCGGACCCAACGGCGCGGGCAAGACCACGCTGCTGAAGATGCTCACGGGGGAAATCGCGCCGGACGACGGCACCGTCACCCTGGGCACCAATCTCGAGATCGCCGTCTTCGACCAGCGCCGTGAGGGGCTCGACCCCGACGCCTCGCTCTGGGAGAACCTGACCGGCGACCCGGAAATGCGCGTGTCGGGCCAGGCCGACCAGGTCATGGTCCGCGGCACGCCGCGCCACGTGGTGGGCTATCTCAAGGATTTCCTGTTCACCGATGACCAGGCCCGCTCCCCCGTCCGGGCGCTGTCGGGCGGCGAGCGTGCGCGGCTCTTGCTGGCGCGGATCATGGCGCGGGAAAGCAACCTGCTGGTGCTGGACGAGCCGACCAACGATCTCGACATCGAAACCCTCGACCTGCTGCAGGAAATCCTGTCGGACTACCCCGGCACGGTGCTTCTGGTGAGCCACGACCGGGATTTTCTCGACCGGGTCGCCACCACCACCATCGCGATGGAAGGCGATGGGCGCGCCACGGCTTATGCGGGCGGCTGGTCCGACTACCGCAGCCAGCGCGCAGCGGGGGGTGGCACATCGGCACCTCCGCCCAAATCCGCTGGAAAACCCGGCCCCAAGAGCCCAACCTCAAATTCTGATTCAATCCGAAAATCAAATGCTTCCGGCCTGTCCTTCACCCAACGCCACAGGCTCGACGCCCTGCCCGGCGAGATCGACCGCCTGACCGCCGAGATCGCCAAGCTCGAAGAGTTCCTTGCCACACCGGACCTTTACACGCGCGAGCCTGCGAAGTTCAAAAAGGCCACCGAGGCGCTGGTCGACCGCCAGACCACCCTGGCCGCGGCCGAAGAAGAATGGCTCGACCTGGAATCACGCGCCGAGGCCGAGACCACCCGTTAA